One Cyprinus carpio isolate SPL01 chromosome B25, ASM1834038v1, whole genome shotgun sequence genomic region harbors:
- the LOC109095551 gene encoding C-C motif chemokine 4-like, with amino-acid sequence MRILMSLLLLVLFCSLQLTSSAPHALESSSCCVQFYKKKIPLKLVVSFYRTGNSCPISAIVFRTAAGREFCLDPDSSWVNSHIAKVNSRTTTSTTTKPLSTTV; translated from the exons ATGAGAATCCTGATGTCTCTGTTGCTGCTGGTGCTGTTCTGCTCTCTTCAGCTGACTTCAAGTG CTCCTCATGCACTTGAATCATCATCATGCTGTGTCCAGTTCTATAAAAAGAAAATTCCTTTGAAGCTGGTGGTGTCTTTTTACCGGACCGGAAACAGCTGTCCCATATCAGCTATTGT GTTTCGAACTGCTGCTGGAAGGGAGTTCTGTTTAGATCCAGACAGCAGCTGGGTGAACAGCCATATTGCAAAAGTGAACAGCAGAACAACAACCTCTACTACAACAAAGCCTCTAAGCACTACAGTATAA
- the LOC109112165 gene encoding C-C motif chemokine 22-like, whose product MRSLMCLLFLVLFCCMQVTSSAVYSIDAAQSKCCGDKINVKSPVKMVTSYSWTSSSCPRRAIVFKTIAGREFCIDPETTWVSGHVAKVDKRTKTATETNFTTTTATESNATSTTNATKTTATESTSTASTTATTAKTQSLPV is encoded by the exons ATGAGAAGCCTGATGTGTTTGCTGTTCCTGGTGCTCTTCTGCTGTATGCAGGTGACTTCAAGCG CTGTCTATTCAATTGATGCGGCACAATCTAAGTGTTGTGGAGACAAAATTAATGTGAAGAGTCCtgtgaaaatggtgacatcataCTCCTGGACCAGCAGCAGCTGTCCCAGACGCGCTATTGT TTTTAAGACAATCGCAGGGAGAGAGTTCTGCATTGATCCAGAGACCACCTGGGTGAGCGGCCATGTTGCTAAAGTggacaaaagaacaaaaactgcTACAGAAACTAATTTTACAACAACAACTGCTACAGAATCTAATGCTACATCAACAACAAATGCTACAAAAACGACTGCTACAGAATCAACTTCTACTGCATCGACAACTGCTACTACAGCAAAGACTCAGAGCCTTCCAGTCTAA